The following coding sequences lie in one Arachis ipaensis cultivar K30076 chromosome B05, Araip1.1, whole genome shotgun sequence genomic window:
- the LOC107640825 gene encoding uncharacterized protein LOC107640825 — protein sequence MATRGRGRAHSPESRNEQPADNHVEFMVAMANLANTIEANAATTLQAVQRLGQPAGNGNENGEGNANDNAKENDDNLGGAPMTLETFLKVHLPIFRGSTNLTEADNWFQAMERALQAQHVLNNQYVEFAAYQLAGEVQHWWQAECCLLQLQNADVPWDIFQTAFYKKYFPESTRESKEMELMQLKQGSLSVADYTSKFEELCTFSRVCQGAPETYESWKYIKYQRRLKDNIMTAVAPMEICTFYDLVNQARVVEEYAKTVAASKDTHGGNTSKGRASIFIREVRVSREEDIRFKGKEASERTLRFSFSGCFNCGLPGHITRDCTRGRNPNTSQSQHQGRVFAVNANDASKADPLMRGNCLIGDKVLIALYDTGASHSFISFAKVEELDLKVSELAFDLHIHTPHQTVMTRSGCRQFISEGENGAVIAKGYYLNYNLDQISVVRDFPEVFPEDISEFPPQMEIEFVIELVLGARPMSITPYRMAPIELAELKTQLKELLNKRNATVCGLPLIEQSNCEE from the exons ATGGCCACTCGCGGACGAGGTCGAGCACATTCACCAGAGAGTAGGAATGAGCAGCCGGCCGATAATCATGTCGAATTCATGGTAGCAATGGCGAACTTAGCAAACACCATAGAAGCTAATGCTGCTAcaactctgcaagctgtgcagaggttaggccaaccggcTGGGAATGGCAACGAAAACGGTGAAGGAAATGCGAATGACAATGCGAAAGAAAATGACGATAACTTGGGAGGTGCTCCGATGACCTTGGAGacttttctcaaggttcatcTGCCAATTTTTCGAGGATCAACTAACCTCACAGAAGCGGACaactggtttcaggccatggagcgtgCATTACAAGCTCAGCACGTTCTCAATAATCAGTATGTAGAATTTGCTGCTTATCAGCTTGCAGGAGAGGTCCAGCACTGGTGGCAAGCCGAGTGCTGCTTGCTACAGCTTCAGAATGCCGATGTTCCTTGGGACATATTCCAGAcggccttctacaagaagtactttccggAGTCTACAAGAGAATCgaaggagatggaacttatgcagctgaagcaaggttctttGTCTGTGGCAGACTACACAAGCAAGTTTGAGGAGCTTTGTACATTTTCCAGGGTGTGTCAGGGTGCCCCGGAGACCTATGAAAGCTGGAAATATATCAAGTATCAGAGGAGGTTGAAGGACAACattatgactgctgtggctccAATGGAGATTTGTACTTTTTATGATTTGGTGAACCAGGCGAGGGTGGTTGAGGAGTATGCCAAGACAGTAGCCGCATCCAAGGACACTCATGGAGGGAACACTAGTAAGGGGCGTGCAagtattttcatccgagaggTCAGAGTTTCAAGAGAGGAGGATATCCGCTTCAAGGGCAAGGAGGCTTCAGAAAGAACACTCAGATTCAGTTTCA GTGGATGCTTCAACTGTGGGTTACCTGGCCACATTACGAGGGATTGCACTCGTGGAAGGAACCCGAATACGAGTCAGAGTCAGCACCAGGGGCGAGTGTTTGCTGTGAATGCCAATGATGCTTCTAAGGCGGATCCGTTGATGAGAGGTAACTGTTTAATTGGTGATAAAGTTTTGATTGCACTgtatgatactggagcttcgcaTTCGTTTATTTCATTTGCTAAAGTTGAGGAACTAGACTTGAAAGTGTCAGAGTTAGCATTTGATCTGCATATACATACTCCGCATCAGACGGTTATGACTAGGTCAGGGTGTAggcaa TTTATATCGGAAGGAGAAAATGGAGCAGTGATAGCTAAGGGCTACTACCTGAACTAT AACTTGGATCAAATTTCGGTAGTTAGAGACTTTCCGGAGGTGTTCCCGGAAGATATTTCTGAATTTCCACCGCAGATGGAAATTGAATTTGTAATTGAATTGGTGCTAGGAGCTAGACCAATGTCGATTACGCCGTAtagaatggctccgatagagctggctGAACTAAAGACTCAGTTGaaagagcttctgaacaagaggaATGCGACTGTGTGTGGATTACCGCTAATTGAACAAAGTAACTGTGAAGAATAA